Proteins found in one bacterium genomic segment:
- a CDS encoding sulfurtransferase TusA family protein: MSQPFDKMLDVRGLTCPMPLVNARKEIATLDPGRVLKVVATDRGSVADFQAWAKIAKSMELVAQETESVDGATVYVHYVKRTA, translated from the coding sequence ATGAGCCAGCCCTTCGACAAAATGTTGGACGTACGCGGCCTCACCTGCCCGATGCCGCTCGTGAATGCCCGCAAGGAAATCGCGACGCTCGACCCGGGCCGCGTGCTCAAGGTCGTGGCGACGGATCGCGGGTCAGTGGCCGATTTCCAGGCCTGGGCGAAGATCGCGAAGAGCATGGAGTTGGTCGCGCAGGAGACGGAGTCTGTGGACGGTGCAACAGTGTACGTCCACTATGTCAAGCGAACGGCCTGA
- a CDS encoding DsrE/DsrF/DrsH-like family protein, with the protein MDGVVDTRVDLAPPLEGALDAKLRDLEHRLGALEERAAEDRVAIVVFSGDLDRVLAAFVIATGAAAVGQQVSMFFTFWGLSVIKKRTELSGKTLFQKMMAVMAPGSSRSLPVSKMNYFGAGAIMLRAMMKARNVNSLEDLFSLAREMGVRMIACEMSRDVMGISESELVGGLEYGGVATFLADSLKARTSLFI; encoded by the coding sequence TTGGACGGCGTCGTCGATACCAGAGTGGACTTGGCCCCGCCGCTCGAGGGGGCGCTTGACGCGAAACTGCGGGATCTCGAGCACCGGCTCGGGGCCCTCGAGGAACGGGCGGCAGAGGACCGGGTCGCGATCGTCGTTTTCTCGGGCGACCTGGACCGGGTCCTGGCGGCGTTTGTCATCGCCACGGGCGCCGCGGCCGTGGGCCAGCAGGTCAGCATGTTCTTTACGTTTTGGGGCCTGAGCGTCATCAAGAAGCGGACCGAGTTGTCGGGAAAGACGCTCTTCCAAAAGATGATGGCGGTCATGGCGCCCGGCTCCAGCCGGAGCCTCCCGGTCTCGAAGATGAACTATTTCGGCGCCGGCGCGATAATGCTGCGGGCCATGATGAAGGCCAGGAACGTGAACTCGCTGGAGGACCTGTTTTCCCTCGCGCGGGAGATGGGCGTGCGCATGATCGCCTGCGAGATGTCGCGCGACGTGATGGGGATTTCCGAATCCGAACTGGTGGGTGGCCTCGAATACGGCGGCGTGGCCACCTTCCTAGCCGACTCGCTGAAGGCGCGGACGAGCCTGTTCATCTGA